One segment of Acidovorax sp. DW039 DNA contains the following:
- the fabI gene encoding enoyl-ACP reductase FabI, translating to MGFLTGKKLLITGVLSNRSIAYGIAKACHDQGAELAFSYVGERFKDRITEFAAEFNSKLVFDCDVASDEQIERMFADLSQVWPKFDGFVHSIGFAPREAIAGNFLDGLSREGFRVAHDISAYSFPAMAKAALPYLNDKASLLTLSYLGALRSIPNYNTMGLAKASLEASVRYLAEAVGRTADGRSIRANGISAGPIKTLAASGIKDFGKLLGRVADASPLRRNVTIEDVGNVAAFLLSDLASGVTAEITYVDGGFSQTAGLSADQV from the coding sequence ATGGGTTTTCTGACCGGCAAGAAACTGCTGATCACCGGCGTGCTGTCCAACCGCTCTATCGCCTATGGCATTGCCAAGGCCTGTCATGACCAGGGGGCAGAGCTGGCTTTCAGCTACGTGGGCGAGCGTTTCAAGGATCGGATCACGGAATTCGCTGCCGAGTTCAACTCCAAGCTGGTGTTTGATTGCGACGTGGCCAGCGACGAGCAGATAGAGCGCATGTTCGCCGACCTGTCGCAGGTGTGGCCAAAGTTCGACGGCTTTGTGCACAGCATTGGTTTTGCTCCACGCGAAGCGATTGCAGGCAACTTCCTCGACGGCCTCTCGCGCGAGGGCTTCCGCGTGGCGCACGACATCAGTGCCTACAGCTTCCCCGCGATGGCCAAGGCAGCCCTGCCCTATCTGAATGACAAGGCTTCGCTGCTGACGCTGAGCTATCTGGGCGCGCTGCGCTCCATTCCCAACTACAACACCATGGGCCTGGCCAAGGCCAGCCTGGAAGCATCGGTGCGCTACCTGGCCGAGGCTGTGGGCCGCACGGCCGATGGCCGCAGCATCCGCGCCAACGGCATCAGCGCAGGCCCCATCAAGACCCTGGCCGCCAGCGGCATCAAGGACTTTGGCAAGCTGCTGGGCCGCGTGGCCGATGCCTCGCCCCTGCGCCGCAACGTCACGATTGAAGACGTGGGCAATGTGGCAGCCTTCCTGCTGTCCGATCTGGCCTCAGGCGTGACTGCCGAGATCACCTATGTGGACGGCGGCTTCAGCCAGACTGCAGGCTTGAGCGCTGATCAGGTCTGA
- a CDS encoding dipeptide ABC transporter ATP-binding protein, whose translation MSQPNPQPLLQVADLRVRFGTKEVVRGVNFDIAPGEKLALVGESGSGKSITALSLLQLVSDAAISGQALLQGRDLLKIPEREMRGVRGGEIAMVFQEPMTALNPLMTIGQQIAEILMLKKGLTVAECTQAAIDLIAKTGIPEPARRAGSFPHQLSGGQRQRAMIAMALASAPKLLLADEPTTALDVTLRGQILDLLSDLQRQTGMAVLLITHDLNLVRRFADRVAVMEQGVLVEQGRVADVFANPQHAYTQRLLASQPRRDVVEADPPADTAPVVQARQLRVVYPTPLPGVRGWFKKGEFVAVQGADLQLLPGQTLGIVGESGSGKSTLAQAVLGLLPSSGELAVNGQAWQQPATRNTPANQALRRQVQVVFQDPFSSLSPRLTVEEIVGEGLLVHEPGLPAVERRNRVEAALAEVGLTEAQFPGLLARYPHEFSGGQRQRLAVARALIVQPQVLVLDEPTSALDVTIQQQVLALLQRLQRDKGLSYILITHDVDVIRAMAHHVLVMKDGAVLERGSVDAVLQQPQHPYTQKLVAAAAATAE comes from the coding sequence ATGTCGCAGCCCAACCCACAACCTCTGCTGCAGGTGGCAGACCTGCGCGTTCGCTTTGGCACCAAAGAAGTGGTGCGTGGTGTGAACTTTGACATAGCCCCGGGTGAAAAGCTCGCCCTGGTGGGCGAGTCTGGTTCGGGCAAGTCCATCACGGCCTTGAGCCTGCTGCAATTGGTCAGCGATGCCGCCATCAGCGGCCAGGCCCTGCTGCAGGGGCGTGACTTGCTGAAGATTCCCGAGCGGGAGATGCGCGGCGTGCGGGGCGGCGAGATCGCCATGGTGTTCCAAGAGCCCATGACCGCCCTCAACCCTTTGATGACCATCGGGCAGCAGATTGCCGAGATTTTGATGCTCAAAAAGGGCCTGACGGTCGCGGAGTGTACGCAGGCAGCTATTGATTTGATAGCAAAAACCGGCATCCCTGAGCCCGCCCGGCGCGCGGGCAGCTTTCCACACCAGCTTTCGGGTGGCCAGCGCCAGCGCGCCATGATCGCCATGGCCCTGGCCAGTGCGCCAAAGCTGCTGCTGGCCGATGAGCCCACCACGGCGCTGGATGTAACGCTGCGTGGGCAGATTCTGGACCTGCTGAGCGACCTGCAACGCCAGACCGGCATGGCCGTGTTGCTCATCACGCACGACCTGAACCTGGTGCGCCGCTTTGCCGACCGCGTGGCGGTGATGGAGCAGGGGGTGCTGGTGGAGCAGGGCCGCGTGGCCGATGTGTTTGCCAACCCCCAGCATGCCTACACCCAGCGCCTGCTGGCCAGCCAGCCCCGGCGCGATGTGGTCGAAGCCGACCCGCCGGCAGACACCGCTCCCGTGGTGCAGGCGCGCCAGCTGCGCGTGGTGTACCCCACGCCGTTGCCCGGTGTGCGCGGCTGGTTCAAAAAAGGCGAATTTGTGGCCGTGCAGGGGGCAGACCTGCAGCTGCTGCCCGGGCAGACGCTGGGCATCGTGGGCGAATCCGGCTCGGGCAAATCCACGCTGGCGCAGGCGGTGCTGGGCCTGCTGCCTTCCAGCGGCGAGCTGGCGGTCAATGGCCAGGCCTGGCAGCAACCCGCTACGCGCAACACCCCGGCCAACCAGGCCCTGCGCAGACAGGTGCAGGTGGTGTTTCAAGACCCGTTCTCATCGCTGTCGCCCCGCCTCACGGTGGAAGAGATCGTGGGCGAAGGCCTGCTGGTGCATGAGCCTGGTCTGCCCGCTGTCGAGCGCCGCAACCGCGTGGAAGCGGCCTTGGCTGAAGTCGGGCTGACCGAGGCCCAGTTCCCCGGCCTGCTCGCACGTTACCCGCATGAGTTCTCGGGCGGCCAGCGCCAGCGGCTGGCCGTGGCCCGCGCGCTCATCGTGCAGCCCCAGGTACTGGTGCTGGACGAGCCCACCAGCGCGCTCGATGTGACCATTCAGCAGCAGGTGCTGGCCCTGTTGCAGCGCCTGCAGCGTGACAAGGGGCTGAGCTACATCCTCATCACCCACGACGTGGACGTGATCCGCGCCATGGCCCACCATGTGCTGGTGATGAAAGACGGCGCGGTGCTGGAGCGGGGCTCGGTGGACGCCGTGCTGCAGCAGCCCCAGCACCCGTACACCCAAAAGCTGGTGGCTGCCGCTGCGGCGACTGCGGAGTGA
- a CDS encoding ABC transporter permease subunit — protein MFAYILKRFLLIFPTLLGVLLLTFVVVQFVPGGPVEQYMAEAKAGLAGGGGAEGGGLGYRGAQGVDPKRLEQIKALYGFDKPAHERFFQMLGQFARFDLGRSFFQNKDVWTLVKEKLPVSISLGLWTFFISYLVAVPLGVAKAVRAGSRFDLVTTLLVLVGYAIPGFVLGVALLVIFGGQLQWFPLRGLTSANWEELSLWGKVTDYLWHIALPITSMVLGSFAVTTMLTKNAFLEEIRKQYVLTARAKGLSDRQVLWKHVFRNALIPIITGFPAAFIGAFFTGSLLIETLYSLDGLGLLSYESVIRRDYPVVLGTLYLFTLIGLVTKLVSDLCYVWVDPRVKFD, from the coding sequence ATGTTTGCCTACATCCTCAAGCGGTTTTTGCTGATATTTCCCACGTTGCTGGGTGTGCTGCTGCTCACCTTTGTGGTGGTGCAGTTTGTGCCCGGTGGGCCGGTGGAGCAGTACATGGCCGAGGCCAAGGCTGGCTTGGCGGGCGGTGGAGGTGCTGAGGGCGGCGGCCTAGGCTACCGGGGCGCGCAGGGGGTGGACCCGAAACGGCTCGAACAGATCAAGGCGCTGTACGGTTTTGACAAACCCGCGCACGAGCGCTTTTTTCAGATGCTGGGCCAGTTTGCGCGCTTTGATCTGGGCCGCAGCTTTTTCCAGAACAAGGATGTGTGGACGCTGGTGAAGGAGAAGCTGCCCGTCTCCATCAGCCTGGGCCTGTGGACCTTCTTCATCAGCTACCTGGTGGCCGTGCCGCTGGGCGTGGCCAAGGCGGTGCGGGCGGGCTCGCGGTTTGATCTGGTCACCACGCTGCTGGTGCTGGTGGGCTACGCCATTCCGGGCTTTGTGCTGGGCGTGGCGCTGCTGGTTATCTTTGGTGGGCAGCTGCAGTGGTTTCCGCTGCGCGGGCTCACCTCCGCCAACTGGGAAGAACTGTCGCTGTGGGGCAAGGTGACGGATTACCTCTGGCACATTGCGCTGCCCATCACGTCCATGGTGCTGGGCAGCTTTGCCGTCACCACCATGCTCACCAAGAACGCTTTTTTGGAAGAGATCCGCAAGCAATACGTGCTCACGGCCCGCGCCAAGGGCCTGAGCGACCGGCAGGTGCTGTGGAAGCACGTGTTCCGCAATGCGCTCATTCCCATCATCACCGGCTTTCCGGCGGCCTTCATTGGTGCGTTCTTCACCGGTTCGCTGCTCATTGAAACCTTGTACTCGCTCGACGGCCTGGGCCTGCTCAGCTACGAGAGCGTGATCCGCCGCGACTACCCCGTGGTGCTGGGCACGCTGTATTTGTTCACGCTGATCGGTCTGGTGACCAAGCTGGTGAGCGACCTGTGCTACGTGTGGGTAGACCCGCGCGTGAAGTTTGATTGA
- a CDS encoding FlxA-like family protein translates to MQVSSATSASSASSSASSSSEIAKLQKQLRTLTNELKETASSEMDAKAKKQKVQALQSQIQMVQAQIAAIQRQNQQEQIEKQKQAEATKAQQAAQAQAKQNGGQRAQERDKTTLGSRLDTFA, encoded by the coding sequence ATGCAAGTCTCCAGTGCCACCTCCGCCAGCAGTGCTTCCAGCAGCGCCTCGTCATCCAGCGAAATTGCCAAGCTGCAAAAGCAGTTGCGCACCTTGACCAATGAGCTGAAGGAAACTGCGTCATCCGAGATGGATGCCAAGGCCAAAAAGCAGAAGGTTCAGGCGTTGCAGTCGCAAATTCAGATGGTGCAGGCCCAGATTGCCGCCATTCAGCGGCAAAACCAGCAAGAGCAGATCGAAAAGCAAAAGCAGGCTGAAGCCACCAAGGCACAGCAGGCTGCCCAAGCGCAAGCCAAACAGAATGGCGGTCAGCGAGCCCAGGAACGCGACAAAACCACCTTGGGCAGCAGGCTGGACACATTCGCCTGA
- a CDS encoding cation diffusion facilitator family transporter yields MNFNELDDSEDTQHTPQERAAAASRSTWVSVVVNLVLSTVQIVVGVLSKSQGLIADGIHSLSDLVADFVVLVANHHSQKDADEDHPYGHQRFETAASLVLGGLLLAVGAGMVWSAVMKLENPDTVPQVHAVALWVAAGALVGKELLFRYMLAVAKRVKSSMLVANAWHARSDAASSLVVGIGIAGNLAGYPILDPIAALIVGFMVGKMGWEFGWDALHDLMDRAVDDEEVKAIRQTLLDTPGVAGVHDVRTRKMGDMVVVDAHLEVDATITVEAGHDIAVLARQRVMQRHRVLNLMTHVDPWRKPDLDHGAQG; encoded by the coding sequence ATGAATTTCAACGAACTGGACGACAGCGAAGACACCCAGCACACGCCTCAGGAGCGCGCCGCTGCTGCATCGCGCAGCACCTGGGTCAGCGTGGTGGTCAATCTGGTGCTCAGCACAGTGCAGATTGTGGTGGGTGTGTTGTCCAAGTCGCAGGGCCTGATTGCAGACGGTATTCATTCGTTGTCGGACCTGGTGGCCGATTTTGTGGTGCTGGTCGCCAACCACCACTCTCAAAAGGATGCGGACGAAGATCACCCGTATGGACATCAGCGGTTTGAGACGGCCGCATCGCTGGTGCTGGGGGGGCTGCTGCTTGCTGTGGGCGCGGGCATGGTGTGGTCTGCCGTGATGAAGCTGGAGAACCCCGACACCGTGCCCCAGGTGCATGCCGTGGCCCTGTGGGTGGCTGCCGGCGCGCTGGTGGGCAAAGAGCTGCTGTTTCGCTACATGCTGGCCGTGGCCAAGCGGGTCAAGTCGAGCATGCTGGTGGCCAATGCATGGCATGCGCGCTCGGATGCGGCCTCGTCTCTGGTGGTGGGCATTGGCATTGCGGGCAACCTGGCCGGGTACCCCATTCTTGATCCGATAGCTGCGCTGATCGTGGGCTTCATGGTCGGCAAGATGGGCTGGGAGTTTGGCTGGGATGCCCTGCACGACCTGATGGACCGCGCCGTGGACGATGAAGAAGTCAAGGCCATCCGCCAGACCCTGCTCGACACCCCTGGTGTGGCCGGGGTGCACGACGTGCGCACCCGCAAGATGGGTGACATGGTGGTGGTCGATGCGCATCTGGAGGTGGATGCCACCATCACCGTTGAAGCAGGGCACGACATTGCGGTGCTGGCCCGCCAGCGTGTGATGCAGCGCCACCGGGTGCTCAACCTCATGACGCATGTGGACCCCTGGCGCAAGCCGGATCTGGACCATGGTGCCCAAGGCTGA
- a CDS encoding DNA ligase: protein MQRRTCLNWLAAAATVPGITDISGLGLGHAWAADTPPHAPALLLAQVYRRGTPLADYWVSEKYDGVRGYWDGQRLRTRRGEVVHAPDWFTAGWPEMPLEGELWAGRGQFALAQSTARTQRPDDQAWRKLQFMAFDLPSHSGTFDERLCVLRTTVEQINHAWVQAVSQQRVSNHEELHGLLQRVVSEGGEGLMLHRGSSLYQSGRSDDLLKFKTHDDAEARVIAHLPGTGKYAGKVGALLVETPSGQRFKLGTGLKDSDRANPPPVGSWVTYRFRGAHNGGVPRFASYVRPHPDM, encoded by the coding sequence ATGCAACGCAGAACCTGTCTGAACTGGCTGGCAGCGGCAGCCACTGTGCCCGGTATCACGGACATCAGCGGCTTGGGACTGGGCCATGCGTGGGCGGCAGACACCCCGCCCCACGCCCCAGCCCTTTTGCTGGCGCAGGTGTACCGGCGCGGCACGCCGCTGGCCGACTACTGGGTGAGTGAAAAGTACGACGGCGTGCGTGGGTACTGGGATGGACAAAGGCTACGCACCCGGCGGGGCGAGGTGGTGCATGCGCCCGACTGGTTTACCGCAGGCTGGCCCGAGATGCCGCTGGAAGGTGAGCTTTGGGCGGGGCGCGGCCAATTCGCACTAGCGCAATCCACCGCCCGCACACAACGGCCAGACGATCAAGCCTGGCGCAAGCTGCAATTCATGGCTTTCGATCTGCCCAGCCACAGCGGCACGTTTGACGAACGCCTCTGCGTTTTGCGCACCACCGTGGAACAGATCAACCACGCGTGGGTGCAAGCTGTTTCGCAACAGCGGGTCAGCAACCATGAAGAGCTGCACGGGCTGCTGCAGCGGGTGGTAAGTGAGGGTGGCGAGGGGTTGATGCTGCACCGCGGCAGTTCGCTCTATCAGTCGGGCCGCAGCGACGATCTTCTCAAGTTCAAAACCCATGACGATGCCGAGGCACGGGTGATTGCCCACCTGCCGGGCACCGGAAAATATGCAGGCAAGGTGGGTGCCCTGCTGGTAGAGACACCCTCAGGACAGCGGTTCAAACTGGGCACCGGTCTCAAGGACAGTGACCGAGCCAACCCACCGCCCGTAGGGAGCTGGGTGACCTACCGGTTCAGAGGCGCACACAACGGTGGCGTGCCGCGCTTTGCCAGCTACGTGAGGCCCCATCCGGACATGTGA
- a CDS encoding extracellular solute-binding protein gives MRFWLTFLLMGCAAPAWAAHAYALWGEPRYPAGFDHFAYVNPAAPKGGELRLVSNLRVSTFDKYNPFTIKGNAPAYLSSLMFDSLLVGAQDETATGYGLLAEDVEVAADGLSATFRLRREARFHNGKPVLAQDVKHSFDTLVGPFTSPAYKTLLADVDGVDVLNDRTVRYRFKQPNRELPLTVGGLPVFSRDWGVENGKAKPFDQVVTDTPIGSGPYKIGPVQFGKDITYVRDPQYWARDLNVRKGTANFDRILVKIYKDNTARLEALKAGEFDLMRFFSAGDWARRVNGKKFDTGELVKGEFKHKLPSGFQSYVLNTRRPFLQDVRVREALGLAVDYEWMNRQLFYGAYQRVNGLFGNTACETRGTPSPEELALMEPWRKNIPAAAFGPMTVPPRTDGDSSLRANLRRAQALLKEAGWEVRDGALRNAKGEAMVLEYMDSNEGGVRTVTPWMRALEKLGITLKFRSVDFALYQQRLQKFDFDITSMAYQGTNNPGQEFADMFGSASADMEDSGNFPGVKNPAVDAMIKAMTSAKTEAQLLPACHALERIIAHSHYLIPQWTAGTHRMAYNAWRLARPDTMPPYASGEGWAIDTWWYRNPPQTAPDKK, from the coding sequence ATGCGGTTTTGGCTTACTTTTTTGCTGATGGGATGCGCTGCCCCTGCCTGGGCTGCCCACGCTTACGCCCTGTGGGGCGAACCCAGGTACCCGGCGGGGTTTGACCACTTTGCCTACGTGAACCCCGCCGCCCCCAAGGGCGGCGAGCTGCGTCTGGTGAGCAACCTGCGCGTATCCACGTTCGACAAGTACAACCCCTTCACCATCAAAGGCAATGCACCAGCCTACCTGTCGTCGCTGATGTTCGACTCGCTGCTGGTGGGGGCGCAGGACGAAACGGCCACCGGCTACGGCCTGCTGGCCGAAGATGTGGAAGTGGCTGCAGATGGCCTGTCGGCTACGTTTCGGCTGCGCCGCGAGGCACGTTTTCACAACGGCAAGCCCGTGCTGGCGCAGGATGTGAAGCACAGCTTCGACACGCTGGTGGGGCCCTTTACCTCGCCCGCCTACAAAACCCTGCTGGCCGACGTGGACGGTGTCGATGTGCTGAACGATCGCACCGTGCGCTACCGCTTCAAGCAACCCAACCGGGAGCTGCCGTTGACTGTGGGAGGGTTGCCCGTGTTCAGCCGCGACTGGGGCGTGGAAAACGGCAAGGCCAAGCCTTTCGACCAGGTGGTCACGGACACCCCCATTGGCAGCGGCCCCTACAAGATCGGCCCGGTGCAGTTTGGCAAGGACATTACCTATGTACGCGACCCGCAGTATTGGGCGCGTGATTTGAATGTGCGCAAGGGCACGGCCAACTTTGACCGCATCCTCGTCAAGATCTACAAGGACAACACTGCACGGCTGGAGGCGCTGAAGGCGGGCGAGTTTGACCTGATGCGCTTTTTCAGCGCGGGCGACTGGGCCCGCCGCGTGAACGGCAAGAAGTTCGACACCGGCGAGCTGGTCAAGGGCGAGTTCAAGCACAAGCTGCCCTCCGGCTTTCAGAGCTACGTGCTCAACACCCGTCGCCCCTTCCTGCAGGACGTGCGCGTGCGCGAAGCGCTGGGCCTGGCGGTGGACTATGAGTGGATGAACCGCCAGCTTTTCTACGGTGCCTACCAGCGGGTCAACGGCCTGTTTGGCAACACGGCCTGCGAAACCCGGGGCACCCCATCGCCCGAAGAACTGGCGCTGATGGAGCCCTGGCGCAAGAACATTCCCGCTGCAGCGTTTGGCCCCATGACGGTGCCCCCTCGCACCGATGGCGATTCATCCCTGCGCGCCAACCTGCGCCGGGCGCAGGCCTTGCTCAAAGAGGCGGGCTGGGAAGTGCGCGATGGTGCCCTGCGCAATGCCAAGGGCGAGGCCATGGTGCTGGAATACATGGACAGCAACGAAGGCGGCGTGCGCACCGTGACCCCGTGGATGCGCGCGCTGGAAAAGCTGGGCATCACGCTCAAGTTCCGTTCGGTGGACTTTGCCCTGTACCAGCAGCGGCTGCAGAAGTTTGACTTCGACATCACCTCCATGGCTTACCAGGGCACCAACAACCCCGGTCAGGAGTTTGCCGACATGTTCGGCAGCGCTTCGGCCGACATGGAAGACTCCGGCAACTTCCCCGGCGTGAAGAACCCTGCGGTGGACGCGATGATCAAAGCCATGACTTCTGCCAAGACAGAGGCCCAGCTATTGCCTGCCTGTCATGCGCTGGAGCGCATCATCGCCCACAGCCACTACCTCATTCCGCAGTGGACGGCAGGCACCCACCGCATGGCCTACAACGCCTGGCGTCTGGCACGGCCCGACACCATGCCACCCTATGCCAGCGGCGAGGGCTGGGCCATTGACACCTGGTGGTACCGCAACCCGCCGCAGACAGCACCTGACAAGAAGTGA
- a CDS encoding ABC transporter permease: protein MKPSATPSSAPASLSPSRRAWLRFKRNRQGYWSLWVFCALVLVSLCAELVSNDKPLIVRYEGQTYFPMLKDYPEKTFGGDFETPTDYLDPFIQERLSAGSNWALYTLNRYGPNTLNYFAKSPNPSAPTADNWLGTDDRGRDLLAQLLYGFRVSVLFGLALTATGVLLGMVTGAIQGFFGGKTDLAFQRFIEIWGSMPELYLLIIFSAVFAPSIALLLILLSLFGWMGLSDYVRAEFLRNRQLDYVKAARALGVSNTQIIWRHILPNSLTPVVTFLPFRMSGAILALTSLDFLGLGVPPGTPSLGELLSQGKNSIDAWWISLSTFAVLVVTLLLLTFMGDALRDALDPRKADK, encoded by the coding sequence ATGAAGCCTTCCGCCACCCCATCTTCTGCGCCAGCTTCGCTATCCCCCTCCCGCCGCGCCTGGCTGCGCTTCAAGCGCAACCGGCAGGGCTACTGGAGCCTGTGGGTGTTTTGCGCCCTGGTGCTGGTCAGCTTGTGTGCCGAGCTGGTCAGCAACGACAAGCCGCTCATCGTGCGCTACGAGGGGCAAACGTATTTCCCCATGCTCAAGGACTACCCCGAGAAAACCTTTGGTGGCGACTTTGAGACCCCCACGGATTACCTCGATCCTTTCATTCAAGAGCGCCTGTCCGCAGGCAGCAACTGGGCGTTGTACACCCTCAACCGGTATGGCCCCAACACGCTGAACTACTTTGCCAAGTCGCCCAACCCCTCGGCCCCCACGGCAGACAACTGGCTAGGCACAGATGACCGGGGGCGCGACCTGCTGGCGCAGTTGCTCTATGGTTTTCGGGTAAGCGTGCTGTTTGGCCTGGCGCTCACGGCCACCGGGGTGCTGCTGGGCATGGTCACAGGCGCCATCCAGGGGTTTTTTGGGGGCAAGACGGATCTGGCCTTTCAGCGTTTCATTGAAATCTGGGGCTCCATGCCCGAGTTGTATTTGCTCATCATCTTCAGCGCCGTGTTTGCGCCCAGCATTGCATTGCTGCTGATTTTGCTGAGTCTGTTTGGCTGGATGGGCCTGTCGGACTATGTGCGGGCCGAGTTCCTGCGCAACCGCCAGCTGGACTATGTGAAGGCTGCACGCGCCCTGGGCGTGAGCAACACGCAAATCATCTGGCGCCACATTCTGCCCAACAGCCTCACGCCGGTGGTCACGTTCCTGCCGTTTCGCATGAGCGGGGCCATTCTTGCGCTCACCTCGCTCGACTTTTTGGGCCTGGGCGTGCCGCCCGGCACCCCCAGCCTGGGTGAATTGCTGAGCCAGGGCAAGAACAGCATCGATGCGTGGTGGATTTCGCTGTCCACCTTTGCTGTGCTGGTGGTGACCCTGCTGCTTTTGACATTCATGGGCGATGCCCTGCGCGATGCGCTGGACCCCAGAAAGGCAGACAAGTGA